The genomic region TTCTCCCTTATCAATTTTACTGATGATAATTTTTAGAATCCTTTCCCGGTTTTCTTCTCTTAGTTTAATAATCCTGGGATCAAGGCCAGAACACCATCTATCCATCCATTCTTCAACTTTTTCCTGCGATGGAATAATCCTTTTATATTCACCGGTGAATTGTCTGAAAAGCATTAACATATCCTTAAAAAAAGATGGTTTTGCTCCTCCTGTACCTCGTTTTACTGCAAGCCAGATAAGTTGAATAGGATTGCTTATGGCTTTCTCTCCTCGAAGGTTTTGGTCATCAAATTGCCGGCCTGCATTGTCAATATAATCCAAAATACGGATCGCAGCATAATCCTTCCAGCTCAGTTTCTCAAATGCTATCCTTCCATGGACTTCCCTTTTATAAAAATTATATGCATCCTGATTATCTTTAATTTTATTCAGCACCCAGTTTCTTACACCGATCAATGCCTCGGTTTCATTTCCTGCATTTTGCATAATTTCTTCGAGTGTTGGGTTTTCTTTGAGCAATTGCCTAAGAAGCTTATGTGATTTTACGCAGATTGCAATGTGGTCGAGTTCGTGGGTTATTGTAGCCATGACTTAAATTTTACAGTTTAAACAGAAATATATAAGGTAGAGCATTTTCAGTTATTTGGAGATATTGCTGTTAGTCATTTATGAACTATACGCAAACCAGCAAATTCAGTAGTAATCTCGCAATTTCATCTTTATTAATTTATTCAAAATATGTAAAGATGAAGAAAATAAATGAATTTTCTGTACAAGAATTGACTGAAATATTAGACAAAAATTCCCTATTCATCGGAAAACTAACCGGAAATTCCGCCTCTCTACAAAATTCACAAATAATTAAAATTACATATAGCGAAAGACATACCCAATAAACCCGCCGGCTTGGATTTCGCACATCAAATATAAAACTAATGAGCTCGTGTTCAATAGTTTCTTGCTGTTTTTATGTTCCTATGTGTTGTGCACTCGTGCTTTGTTTTTATTCTCAAATAACTTTTATAACTACTTTTCCCTGTGCGTGTCCCTGGCTAACATATCGCATTGCATCAATAGTTTTATTAAGTGGGTACTGCTTTTCAATAACTGCCTTAATATTACCATCCTCAATAGTCTTTGCAATAAACTCCAAATCTATTTTATTTGATTTTGCAGAAAGAAAATGCATTTTTTTTGAGCTAAGTGACATTATTTTTCCAAACAAGATTGACTTGATAATCTGCTTCATAGAACCGCCAATCATTACATAGATACCTTTCTTATTTAAGATTCGGTTGTAAGCAAGAAATGAATAATTCCCATTAATTGCCAGAATGAGGTCATAACGTTTTTCATTTGTAGTAAAATCTTCTTTTGTGTAATCAATACAATGGTCTGCGCCAAGAGCAAGCGTCTGTTCTATTTTTTTAGTGCTACATACTGCTGTTACTTCTGCACCAAAATGTTTAGCGAGTTGAACAGCAAAAGTGCCCACGCCTCCACTGCTACCAACTATCAACACTGTATTTCCTTTTTGAATATTACCTTTGTCTCGTAATCCACG from Bacteroidota bacterium harbors:
- a CDS encoding NAD(P)-dependent alcohol dehydrogenase; protein product: MKAVVYDKKSSPDKLVYCDIERPSPKDNDILVRIYATSINALDYRSMKMGMIPKRKIFGADISGEVESIGKNIKKFKPGDEIIGDLSDCGLGGFAEYTISPEKALISKPAKISFEAAAALPVAATTALRGLRDKGNIQKGNTVLIVGSSGGVGTFAVQLAKHFGAEVTAVCSTKKIEQTLALGADHCIDYTKEDFTTNEKRYDLILAINGNYSFLAYNRILNKKGIYVMIGGSMKQIIKSILFGKIMSLSSKKMHFLSAKSNKIDLEFIAKTIEDGNIKAVIEKQYPLNKTIDAMRYVSQGHAQGKVVIKVI